In Bos indicus isolate NIAB-ARS_2022 breed Sahiwal x Tharparkar chromosome 19, NIAB-ARS_B.indTharparkar_mat_pri_1.0, whole genome shotgun sequence, the following proteins share a genomic window:
- the EIF1 gene encoding eukaryotic translation initiation factor 1 codes for MSAIQNLHSFDPFADASKGDDLLPAGTEDYIHIRIQQRNGRKTLTTVQGIADDYDKKKLVKAFKKKFACNGTVIEHPEYGEVIQLQGDQRKNICQFLVEIGLAKDDQLKVHGF; via the exons ATGTCCGCTATCCAGAACCTCCACTCTTTCG ACCCCTTTGCTGATGCAAGTAAGGGTGATGATCTGCTTCCTGCTGGCACTGAGGATTATATCCATATAAGAATTCAACAGAGAAACGGCAGGAAGACCCTTACTACTGTCCAAGGGATCGCTGATGATTACGATAAAAAGAAACTAGTGAAGGCGTTTAAGAAG aaatttgcctgcaatggtACTGTAATTGAGCATCCAGAATATGGAGAAGTAATTCAGCTACAGGGTGACCAGCGCAAGAACATATGCCAGTTCCTGGTAGAG atTGGACTGGCTAAGGACGACCAGCTGAAGGTTCATGGGTTTTAA